In Lycium ferocissimum isolate CSIRO_LF1 chromosome 3, AGI_CSIRO_Lferr_CH_V1, whole genome shotgun sequence, the genomic window aatcatattattgATCTAACCTAACGTGAGCACCTAATTATGGAATGCTTCTACTGTTTCACTTTGTCATATTAAATTTGTAGGTAATTGGACAAATATAGAGTATGATTCTCTTATCGCATTCGTCCACGTGGATGATGTGGCTCGGGCTCATATATTTCTTTTGGAATGTCCTCAAGTTAAAGGGAGGTACATTTGTTGTAGTGCTGGTTTAACTCCAGATGAATTATCTCACTTTCTAAGAGCTAGATATCCTCAATACCAAATCCCAACTATTGAGTGAGTTTTTCCTACTTTTGTATTTGTCGTTTAAGATTTAAATACATTCCTATCgctacaagaaagaagacatttgCTAACAAAAATAttgttgttgcataaacttttACCAATGGTTATTCTTTTgcaacaacaatttttttgttgttgcttaATAAACTTTTGCAACAACagtcaatactatggcaacaaaatcaAATcgtttggcaaaaaaaaaaaaaaaaaattaaaagattcatcatatatgccaacaataaaactaagttgttgccaaatattaaaatttgccaactatattatttttgttgccaaaagagTTGTTGTCATTTCTGTACTTTCTTGTATTGGGCCTCCTTATCCTTCTTTTATTCCAATAAATTATAATCACACAACTAAaattacaacaataataacagcATACCCAGTTTAATCCCACAAAGTTGGGATCTagagagggtagagtgtataCAGATCTTACCTCTACCTCCATTGTGCAAATCTTACCTCTAACTTGGAggtagaaaaattgttttcgatagaccctcggctcgagGAATCACACAACTAAAATTAGTTGGAGAAAATTGAAAacacaattattttattttgttgagcTGGAAAAAAGTTTgttgaagaagataaaataattttattggtttttGAAGGTTTGGGTTGAATCTAACAATTAAAATTATTGATTGATATTAGAAAATTGTATATCAACTTCAGAGTCATTTGGAATTGGTTTGGACCGATTTTGAAGTAAAAAATGTCTTTGTGAGATTTTTACACAACAACTTATGGCGATCCGTTACGATTTGTGGTCAATTTTGGCGATTCGTCAGAATTTATGGTCAAAATTCTGGCGATCTATCGGGTTTTGGCCACAAATCATGATGAGGCTAGTTTTTCCCGTCGACTTGAAATATGTCAGGATTAATGGCCCGAATTATGGAGATTGTGGGGATTGATGATTTTTGTGACAATCAAGTCTTGTCCATCAATTTCAAATCGTAGCGATTCGCCAGGATTTTGTTGCCTAATGCTGGATGTGtccattttttgcaaaaaaattcTAATGGAGTCAAAATTAAACAATGATACTGAAAAATCCTATTTATGCAAATCACCCTCTAATTAATTAATGTACATTCGGAAGTGTAAATTATTGgctctttaattttatttgcaGTTGTTTGAAGGTGACAAAAGCATTCAAGCACCCTAGTCCTTCTTCCAAGAAACTCATGGACAGTGGATTCAAGTTCAAGTACAATCTTGAAGATATGTATGATGGAGCCATTGCTAGTTGCAAACAAGTTGGTTTACTCTAGAAATATCACTTGGGGATGATGATGTGGCATGAATAAATTAAGATTAGCAAGTTAAACTAAATAATGAACTTTTCTTCATGTTGtcattttaatttcttaaaatcaTCTTGTTTGATGAGTCCTCTAGAGTGTATGTTAATAAAGAATCACaattcaaaaagattttggAGACTCCGTCCaattttatttccttcaaaCCCAACGCCTCAACAAGGCGAAAATAATATTGATGACTTGAATACTACTTTTTTAATATAGTTGTAACAAGAGGATTAGGTAACGGAATTAACAACAGGCAGTGAATTAGTGGATTCAAAATTGCAAATTATATGTGAATGGTGATCTCTTGATCGTCAAACTGTAAATGTGTGTTACTAAGTAATCCAAACCAACTCATATTATTCATGATTAACGATGAATAAACATATTTTTTGTAACATATTAAATacaactctatgaatcatgagcAATATGAAGGTTACACTAATGATAAGTTCTATATTCGGCTTTTATCATATCTCGTTGGTTACATATTTTATAGCTAAGTTAGCAAACTATctctatatattatattatagatatttaattattatagaAAGTGATAATAATTCTAGGTGTTAACTGTCAAGTAACATCTCTTTGCATGATTAGtatataaaacttatacctGACTGAACACGTGTATTAGCATCTCATCTTAATTTctgttatgtgtatatataaatgtagacacacaaatatacttcatataaggaatttgacaaaagaaaaaagagagagatggagaagaaTGAGAAGAGCATTGTATGTGTAACTGGTGGAACAGGTTATGTAACATCTTGGTTGATAATGAGGCTCCTACAATCTGGTTATTCTGTTAATACCACCTTTAACAATAACTTGGATCCAGGTATGTATCGATCTCTAGTTAATTTATTATACGAAATATTTTAATTTCACTCTTCAAAATTTAGTCCTAACAAGGGATTCAGAAAAATCTAAAGATGCCGCCTTTGCACCTTGAACTTATTTCTATTTTAAAAGGgattcaaaaatttatatatgtattaaagCTTTTTGGTTTTACTCTATCTACGCCGTATAACCCTTCATTGAATGTGGCTGTGTCACTGATTTTACTCTCTGTTTTATTTTGGGTCACTAGTAACCTTGTCGTtagaaattatctaaattttcCCTTGATTCTAATAGAACTCCAATATGGACCACTGGCTGAAATCCAAATATGTCTACGTACGTAATTTAGGAGAAATGTCCAAATTTAATCCTTTGCTTTTGATTATAATTTGGAATTGCCATTCGTTATACTTCAAATTGGAGCTTTATTATGCCAAAAAGCATATGCTGAGACATTTTGTTAACAACAAGaatatgaataacaacatagtaaAACTAAAATATTTCGTATAGTAAAAAGGTATTCCTAATCCTTTTCCGTTCTCTAAATCATTAAGGCCTGCTAATTTTCCATGTTCTATGCAATCAGAAGGAGCAAGTTTCTTGGAGAAATTACCAAATGCATCcaataaactcaaaattttcagGACAAATCCTGAAAAGCCCGAAAGCTTTCAACCAGCAATTGAAGGGTGCAATGGAGTCATAATTGGTCATTCTGTTGATTTCGAGGATAAAAACGATGAGGAGACGAAGATTCAAAGAGCTATTACTGGGATTATAGGCATTTTAAAGGCATGTTCGGATTCGAAAACAATTAAATGAGTTATATACACTTCTAGTGATGCTACAGTTGGTTACGTTACTGAGGATCAAGATGTAGTAGAAGAAAGTTCGTGGAGTGATACAGATTTTATCAAAAAGTTGAATCCTTTAGGAGCTGTTTACTCCATAAGTAAAACATTAATAGAAAAAGAAGTTCTAaattttggagagaaaaatgGAGTTGATGTTGTGTGTTTGAATCATGCTTGGGTTCTTGGCCCTTTTATTACTCCTCAATGTCCTGAAGTTGTTCGCTACTCCATGGCTATGATTCTAGGTACTCTATGTAGCAGTATCTTTATGGATTTAACTCCTATACACTAACCCACAACATATAACAAATTTTTACTCTATGGGTGTATTCGGTactgagaaaaatatttttcagaaaatattttctttcataccTAACACACCctactttatttttataacGATATTACTTTCAAATATGGCCTGACAATACATGTTTAACATAACATGTATGTAATTAAACGGTGAAACGGtcaataattttgaaaattagtgaATATTGATAATCAAAGGAATCAAAATCCACATTTCAAGTAATTGAAAGTTAAATGTGTTTAGTCAGATATAaggattaaaattaaaatttactaATACACGAGGGACCAAAAATATTGTTGACccatagaatattttacactgTGAATATATACTTGTTAAATTCATATTGTATGCTTCTACTATTTCACTTTGTCAAATTAAATTTGTAGGGAATTGGACTACCATAGAGTATGATTCTGGAGTTATCGCATTGGTGCACATAGATGATGTGGCTAGAGCTCACATTTTTCTTTTGGAATGTCCAAATGTTAAAGGGAGGTACATTTGTTCAAGTGCAGATATAAGTCCAgatgaattatctcaatttctAAGAGCTAGATATCCTCAATTCCAAATCCCAACTATTGAGTGAGTTTTtctccgattttttttttttttatctgtcGATTAAGATTTTGATACGCTCATTAATTATTACAAATATTTGATGTTACATACAAAAGTGTAAGTTATTGGCTCTTTTGATTCTATTGTAGTTGTTTGAAGGTGACAAAAGAATTCAAGTTCCCTCGGCCTAGTTCGAAGAAACTCATGGACAGTggattcaaattcaaatacaaTCTTGATGATATGTATGATGGAGCCATTGGTAGTTGCAAGCAAGTTGGTTCTCTCTAAAAACATTACTTGGGGATGATGATGTGACATCAATGAGATAtagcaaaaataaataatgtacctttaatcatattttcttaaaatcttCTTGTTTGATGAATCATCTTTATGAATAAAAGCGGCGTCTAGACATTCCTTGTTGCTCCAATTTCCCCTAATTAATACCTAGAATGTTAGTCATAATCAGTTGATATTCCCCTTTGATTATTTCTTCCTCACTGTTGACATCAGCAAGACCTAGTCAGATATTGTCTATTAGTTGATAGTGAGAAGAATTTTATAGTAAATGCATACCTAAAACATGGCGCTTCTAATTTAAAAATGAATAGTGCTCTTTTGATTGTCATAATGTAGGCGTGTAACAAAGTAAGCCAAATCAATTTACGTTACTGATGAATAAGCAAAATGAATGTTGCATTAATGATAAAGTTTTCTGAGAAAGCCATTAATACAATATTGAATATGTGAGAAAATTCTGCTTTCATTATTCTAGGTTGAGACAGTTCCTATGACATAATCGACGCGATATGAATTTCATAGAGGATTTTCATGAAAGATCGTAGAATAGCTTCCATTTTAACTTGAAATCTCGCCATCAAGTTGTCTTAAATAAAAGTAATGCACataaaaacaaaacaatttaAGCTTCAATAAAAGGTACATAAGCACTCTTATTTCTGCAAGATTCTTGAATCAAAGGCGGAAAAATGATTGGAATATATCTAGACAATATTTGAATcatactttatttatttggaTTTTTAATGATTCCTTTACAGTTGTTGCTCTACTTTCctacttattaattatttaaaacttTTAACAAATAGGAGTTGATGATGGGTAGTAACATGCTTGAACGTGGTGGTTGGCCTACCTATATTATGTTTCATCAAATATCTTGAGCATTGAATTTGTACTATAGCACATGTATGCCATGTTGTTTAAGATGGGACATCTGTTCGTATAGGccattagaatttttttttttttttttggccaaacccatcgacaaatACTTGTGGTCATCCACTTCTTTAAAGACTCAAAGTGGCtacttgttccatttagacactttaggtggcattcctattccacttagcaCACTTTTTGCATCGTTAtcgagcaaaaccaacaccgcCGTCtctacgtggattaagtggccaattaaattgagtcaaatttcatttaaattgtgccaactcaattaaattgtgtcaactcattttaattgtaaattcactaatttgtaaattcgtggagttttgacgGACCATTAAAAATCGGGGGCTTTGGTGGTTGGATGTGCGGTAGGTGGCGCCCTTTTGTTGGTTTTTGctcgataacggtgcaaaaagtgtctaagtggaataggaatggccAATTGAAATGTTTAAATGGAATAAGGGTCACTTTGGTCTTCgaaagtgaaagaagtggacagCATCTGTTGtcgatgagttttttttttttttttttttggttatatatCCCTTTTCACAAAAGATTAACATAagatattaataaataaaatacaagATCTTTATAGAATCTTTGTACATAATTGATCATAGAAGATAATTTCGTCAAAAATACAAAGGGGCCTAAAACAATAATTATTGGGAGCCATATCTAATTTTTCAAACAATtacatttgaagaaaaaaaaaatcaaattagttTAAAACTTATTTGATGGAACAAACAACAAATATTGGGCAATTTTAACGTGGACCCAACCATTTTTTATGGGTGTCTTCTGTCTACTAAAGAGGCAAAGATTTAGCCAAATAATATGAGATCTCTTGTTTTAGTTCCTTACTTATTTGATggaacaaacaaacaaaaactatagggaagtttttttttaaccaaaaaattatGTTTGGTCAAGCAAATATCGAGCCTATTATTGTTTTATATCATATAAAGCAAAATCGggttttaattaatatatttaatatttagtTTTTATGTTAATGACAGTGGAAATTAGACATTCAGAAAGTCTTCATTTTACCAATAGATTCAGCGCATTGCTAGGCAcaaaacatagtaaataaatGCCTTTGATCTTCAATCAGTAAAAACTTTTTCTCATCATCAATAATACCAGAAACAATTTTCTATTTGTTCATCCAAGTCcaattgaataaaaaattaaaatacgcagTAACAAAATCACATTTACAATAGGAAAATGTTGACGAAAATTACAAAGAAAGTTCAGAAACTTATCAATAACACTCCTCACTCCATATAcaaacacaaaagaatcaatcgAATAATAGCATTTCGATTACAATAAATCCTCCAAAATCCAATCAAATCAAAAACAATTAATTCCTCAATGAAGCGAACAGAGATACGATCAGAGATGTTCCGATCAACACACCGGAAACCGGCATGGAGAACCCTGCCCCGGCGTCCGGCGACGGAGCTGGAGCTAAACCGACCTCCTGTGCTGACGTGGCAACGGCGGCGATAACGACGGCGAGGATGAAGGCCTTAGTTATGTTGCTAACTTGCGCCATTTGGATGGAATTGATAGAAGAAACTGATGAACTTTCTAGAAAAGGGAAAGTGAAATTTGAATttgtagagagagaaagtatgGGCTTGAGTGATGGGGAAAGAAGAGTGGAGAAGGAGGTTACTTATAGTGGAAAAATGCTTAAGGAAGGAAGTGACAGCTGGAGGAGGAATTGAGCCGTTGAACTAACAGCTCTGTTTTACTGTAGAGATGACGGCAACTGTGGGGGCATTATTGTTGAACTGTCTTTTATTTGCACCATTCTTTTTACAGAAagatcaataaatataataagatACTCAAAAGCACAAAGAATCTTAACAACTAATGAAATGATAGGAGATGATTGCTTCTAATCTAAAATACAGAGGGCCAAAACTACAACTCATTTGAGGTACTATAAGCGATTAAAAAACATAGATTTTGAGCCTAATCAAACTTAAAAATTAGCTCTAATTGAGAATTATTCAAGATTATAGGTGATCTAATAACCCACTAACAACAAATGTGATACTACAACATCCTTGCATATTCAGAACTAGACATTTAAAGCGTGGAGCAATATAATATGAAGTCTAATATctaataaatcaaaaaataatacTCATATGAGTTTCGCTTTGATACCATTATTTAAACAAAATATACATTAAGATTTAACTTCAAAAACTGCTTTACtatcattattttaaaaaatatatatatattacgatttaatttcaaaaactaaCTCACAAGCTGATGATTGTCAAAATCATAGAGATCAAACAACCCACTGACAGCCAATATGAGACTCTGACCACTAGGTAAAGAGTGGGACATGATGGAGAGAAGTAATGTGGTGCACTTTTCACATCATGAGTTAAGTAAATCAACTATATCTAatatttcaaagaaaaaatacaTAAGTTCCTCCCCAAAGTTGTCCCGAGAACTTAGTTACACACTTTAACTTTACGGTTACTTTTTTACCCCTCTATTTTTATTCGCTGTGAAATTAGTACTTCCTTAAGAGATGATGTGGCAAAGAAAGTGGTTCTACCCTTCTATAGGCACGTAACCGAggaaataaaagtaaaaaacgTGTGATACATTGTTTATTTGTTTAACACAAATGTTAAATGGTACTCCTATGTCCTAACAGAAAGTAAgccaaaattaaataaataaaatcaggtACTCGTACACGCAATAACGCTGCTCGTACACGCAATAACGCTGCCAGCGATTCGCTGGTGAAATAAAATTCTCAGAAAGTAAACACATTTTAAGAAGAATTTAACTCTTTAACTCTCATCCTCCCCATTTTCCTCCTCCAATTCGCTACCcgtaaagttaaattattaaagTGAGTTTTGAGAACAACTTAGGGGGATTTAATGTATTTTCCCATTTTCAAACTTTACAtttgaaaggaaaaacaaaTATTGGGCAGTTTTAACGTGCACCCAATACTTTTTTGTATGTTCCAAATATGagatcttttttttgttttgtagcCTCTTACTTATTCGATGGAACAAACAAAAATTGTATGGGGAAGTTTTTTAGTCATGTTTTTCGTGCATTCATGTAAAACTAGATTCTTCCCGCAGTCCTTCAAATCGGCTATCTATTATTTTATCACAAGAAGCATAATTGTTTTTActaattgatattttattttgaatttttttttttttggtaacatgGTTCTTATTAAAATAGTAAACTAATCAGAGTCATTCCAGCAGGAGATTGCCTTTGTTACTCAAAGCGGAAATACAAAACTAGTACATTAAACTTTGTTGTTGTGACTGGAAATTGGCCgttgaaataaaattcctaAAGTGTATTTCACCTACAACTACAACCTCtattctgctctcattttaccttatTTGCTAATATGGGAAGAAGCGATTAAAAGTATATGGAGTTTTTTCCTCCTAGCAGATTTTAGCAATGAAGCTTATGAACGAGTTTAATATTTCTgtacccaaaaaaagaaaaaagaaaaaaaaagcagcAGATTAAGAATATTGCAAGGTAAAACAGAGTAAATGCCTTTGTTCATCAATAATCCCAGATCAAGTTTCTGTTTGCTAATCCAAGTCCAgttgaacaaaaattaaaataaaataaaaggaacacAATCCATAagcaaatattttaagaaaaatcagaTATTAATCAATAACACTTCATATATACAAAGGCAAAA contains:
- the LOC132050752 gene encoding protein BRI1-5 ENHANCED 1-like — protein: MEKNEKSIVCVTGGTGYVTSWLIMRLLQSGYSVNTTFNNNLDPEGASFLEKLPNASNKLKIFRTNPEKPESFQPAIEGCNGVIIGHSVDFEDKNDEETKIQRAITGIIGILKACSDSKTIK
- the LOC132050830 gene encoding protein BRI1-5 ENHANCED 1-like, whose amino-acid sequence is MAMILGNWTTIEYDSGVIALVHIDDVARAHIFLLECPNVKGRYICSSADISPDELSQFLRARYPQFQIPTIDCLKVTKEFKFPRPSSKKLMDSGFKFKYNLDDMYDGAIGSCKQVGSL